In one window of bacterium DNA:
- a CDS encoding right-handed parallel beta-helix repeat-containing protein has protein sequence MGNAVRKAQLLGAVLAASGAWLSPAAADYEVILATDTDPGTAGQLRYGLENASGTLFFSQTAFPPGTATAIVLAADLVLSADNLVVDGFYSGQGSGDVVIDGDGYRCLAIDGDGNTVRGLTLTGGSVGAEISGSYNRFGEEGFPNQVVDNETSGVLVSGGDDNSIEGNYIGLTSSGAASGNGGDGIRIEGGSGATVGGAGTGRNVVAANGGYGISVNRGGAGAVRTGIRNNYIGTDPTGAAALANGLGGVSVWSAAETVVGGDSAAGEGNLVSGHGSAAGIWFNACTGAGNGVWGNLVGTDASGLLSVPNREGLLLTDSSGIEVGAPGGYLNVFSGNSFCGIRLTQQVASPPATVDNLLRSNLVGLGADGVSAVANGQGRDGDAGIVIEGGAGGNQVGDTGSGEGNLVGENLGDGILLDDSGNNVLRGNLLGTDGAGAALGNLFSGVRLRSGAAGNLLEENTAAFNGQSGERDGVRIEGSGSTSDLVSRNSTYDNAGLGIRLLDGANQGVGPPAIVEVTWTSPSSARVAGTRSLGCGVEVYRADVSGSGPGEGMLYLGSAPLAVSTVWTVETAAGISEGDWLTAVQFTSLSSTSEFCENRLFAPESPTPSPTAVPTASPSPSPTVSPTPSPTISPVPTATPPPTPTPRPAEELYSFPLDTDPGWTVESDWAFGVPAGWGGGTDPINQGYPDPNSGHTGANVYGYNLEGNYPNDMPEYFLTTGPIDCSAATQIKLVFWRWLNVEAATHDYARIEYTTDGEEWVRIYQNLPPPINTTDSAWTVMTYQVQAAGYQPQVRFRWGMGPSDNIRTFSGWNIDDIEIWGVPQATRTPPPTATPTPSATPTSVPTATPPPSAPPTPSPVATPTAAQPVRVYFFSLDYNPSWNADTGWEFGVPQGQGNASGWFNPDPVSGATGANVYGYNLEGDYPGSMSGTSWLTAPALDCSFLESVNLRFQRWLNVERSQYDHALIEFSTDGSRWVGIWENPKMFDVDTADSSWTPFSYQLGPGADGAGTLRLRWGMGPTDQFNDYSGWNIDDIEIWGIPTGPLPGPTPTVITPVPTPSRMPSPVLTPAVSPTPTVEPTPVLGVWINPVAGGDYLGDGRSDIAVFRPPVGLWAVRGATRAYFGASGDLPVSGDYDGDGTADIALYRASRGKWLIRGVTSYFFGRADDRVVPGDYDADGVTDACVFRPSSGSWIVRAVTKLYFGKSGDLPVRADYGGDGGVDVAVFRPSSGLWIVRSLTRVYFGSSSDYPVPARYGEAAAAPAVFRPFAGLWLARGTTRFYFGTLADLPIPADYDGDGFDDPAIYRADSGLWWVRGISKVYHGAFNDLPATR, from the coding sequence ATGGGAAACGCCGTCCGGAAAGCACAGCTTCTCGGCGCCGTCCTGGCGGCGTCCGGCGCCTGGCTGTCGCCCGCCGCCGCCGATTACGAAGTGATCCTGGCCACCGACACCGACCCCGGGACCGCCGGGCAGCTCCGGTACGGGCTCGAAAACGCTTCCGGAACCCTTTTTTTCAGTCAGACCGCCTTTCCCCCGGGGACGGCGACCGCCATCGTCCTCGCCGCCGATCTGGTGCTGAGCGCCGACAACCTGGTCGTCGACGGTTTCTACTCCGGGCAGGGAAGCGGCGACGTGGTCATCGACGGGGACGGGTACCGCTGCCTGGCGATCGACGGTGACGGCAACACCGTGCGGGGTCTGACCTTGACCGGCGGATCGGTGGGGGCGGAGATCAGCGGTTCCTACAACCGTTTCGGAGAAGAGGGGTTTCCCAATCAGGTCGTGGACAACGAGACCTCGGGAGTGTTGGTCTCGGGAGGGGACGACAACAGCATCGAAGGCAATTATATCGGCCTGACCTCCTCCGGCGCCGCTTCCGGCAACGGGGGGGACGGAATCCGGATCGAAGGAGGGTCGGGAGCGACGGTGGGCGGCGCGGGCACCGGCCGGAACGTCGTCGCCGCGAACGGGGGATACGGCATCTCGGTCAACCGCGGCGGCGCGGGCGCGGTCCGGACCGGCATCCGCAACAACTACATCGGCACCGATCCGACCGGCGCCGCGGCTCTGGCCAACGGGTTGGGGGGGGTCTCGGTCTGGAGCGCCGCCGAAACCGTGGTGGGAGGCGATTCCGCGGCGGGAGAGGGCAACCTTGTCTCCGGGCACGGGTCCGCGGCCGGGATCTGGTTCAACGCCTGTACCGGCGCCGGGAACGGAGTCTGGGGAAACCTGGTCGGCACCGACGCTTCCGGCCTGCTCTCCGTCCCCAACCGGGAGGGACTGTTGCTCACCGACAGCTCCGGGATCGAAGTCGGGGCGCCCGGCGGCTACCTCAACGTTTTCAGCGGCAACTCGTTCTGCGGAATTCGGCTGACTCAGCAGGTCGCCTCTCCGCCGGCGACCGTCGACAACCTGCTTCGGAGCAACCTGGTCGGGTTGGGCGCCGACGGGGTTTCGGCCGTAGCCAACGGCCAGGGGCGCGACGGCGACGCCGGCATCGTGATCGAAGGGGGGGCGGGAGGGAATCAGGTCGGGGATACCGGCTCCGGGGAAGGCAACCTGGTGGGGGAGAACCTCGGCGACGGGATTCTCCTCGACGATTCCGGGAACAACGTCCTCAGGGGCAACCTGCTCGGCACCGACGGTGCCGGCGCCGCCCTGGGCAACCTGTTTTCCGGGGTTCGCCTGCGCTCCGGGGCCGCCGGCAACCTCCTGGAGGAGAACACGGCCGCGTTCAACGGTCAGAGCGGCGAGCGCGACGGCGTCAGGATCGAGGGGAGCGGATCGACCTCCGATCTCGTCTCCCGGAACTCGACCTACGACAACGCCGGCCTGGGGATCCGTCTTCTCGATGGTGCCAACCAGGGCGTCGGCCCTCCCGCCATCGTCGAGGTGACCTGGACCTCTCCTTCTTCGGCCCGGGTGGCCGGCACCCGGAGCCTGGGGTGCGGGGTCGAGGTGTACCGGGCCGATGTCTCCGGGAGCGGTCCCGGGGAAGGGATGCTCTACCTGGGTTCGGCGCCGCTGGCGGTCTCCACGGTCTGGACGGTCGAGACCGCGGCCGGAATCAGCGAGGGCGATTGGCTTACCGCCGTTCAGTTCACCTCTCTCTCCAGCACTTCCGAGTTCTGCGAAAACCGTCTTTTCGCCCCCGAGTCCCCCACGCCGTCGCCGACGGCGGTGCCGACGGCTTCGCCGTCCCCTTCGCCCACGGTTTCCCCCACGCCTTCCCCCACCATCTCTCCCGTTCCCACCGCCACCCCGCCCCCGACCCCCACGCCCCGGCCCGCGGAAGAGCTCTATTCCTTCCCCCTGGACACGGATCCGGGCTGGACCGTCGAATCCGACTGGGCTTTCGGCGTTCCCGCCGGCTGGGGAGGGGGCACCGATCCCATCAATCAGGGTTACCCCGATCCGAATTCCGGACATACCGGGGCCAACGTCTACGGGTACAACCTGGAAGGCAACTACCCCAACGACATGCCCGAATATTTTCTGACCACCGGCCCCATCGACTGTTCGGCGGCGACCCAGATCAAGCTGGTCTTCTGGCGCTGGCTCAACGTCGAAGCCGCCACCCACGACTACGCCCGGATCGAATACACCACCGACGGGGAAGAGTGGGTGCGCATCTACCAGAACCTCCCCCCCCCCATCAACACCACCGACTCTGCCTGGACGGTGATGACCTACCAGGTTCAGGCGGCCGGGTACCAACCCCAGGTCCGTTTCCGCTGGGGCATGGGGCCTTCCGACAACATCCGCACGTTTTCGGGGTGGAACATCGACGACATCGAAATCTGGGGCGTCCCCCAGGCCACCCGCACGCCGCCCCCCACCGCCACCCCCACTCCTTCCGCCACTCCCACCTCCGTTCCCACCGCCACCCCGCCGCCCAGCGCCCCCCCCACCCCCAGTCCCGTCGCCACGCCCACCGCCGCCCAGCCGGTCCGGGTCTATTTCTTTTCCCTCGATTACAACCCCAGTTGGAACGCCGATACCGGATGGGAGTTCGGCGTGCCCCAGGGGCAGGGCAACGCTTCGGGCTGGTTCAACCCCGACCCGGTCTCCGGGGCCACCGGGGCCAACGTCTACGGATACAACCTGGAGGGCGACTATCCGGGTTCGATGTCCGGGACCTCGTGGTTGACCGCTCCCGCCCTCGACTGCTCGTTTCTGGAATCCGTCAACCTCCGGTTCCAACGCTGGCTGAACGTGGAGCGGTCGCAGTACGACCACGCCCTGATCGAATTCTCCACCGACGGCAGCCGCTGGGTCGGGATCTGGGAAAACCCCAAGATGTTCGACGTCGACACCGCCGATTCCTCCTGGACGCCGTTTTCGTACCAGCTGGGTCCCGGCGCCGACGGCGCGGGAACCCTGCGCCTGCGCTGGGGGATGGGGCCGACCGACCAGTTCAACGACTACTCGGGGTGGAACATCGACGACATCGAGATCTGGGGCATCCCCACCGGCCCCCTGCCCGGACCCACCCCCACGGTGATTACGCCCGTTCCCACTCCCAGCCGGATGCCGTCCCCCGTCCTCACTCCCGCGGTTTCTCCCACGCCCACCGTGGAGCCCACTCCCGTGCTCGGGGTATGGATCAACCCGGTGGCCGGCGGTGACTACCTCGGCGACGGCCGCTCCGACATCGCGGTCTTCCGTCCCCCGGTCGGGCTCTGGGCGGTCAGGGGGGCGACCAGGGCGTATTTCGGAGCGTCCGGAGACCTCCCCGTCAGCGGCGACTACGACGGCGACGGGACCGCCGATATCGCCCTCTACCGCGCATCCCGGGGCAAATGGCTGATCCGGGGGGTGACGTCCTACTTTTTCGGTCGCGCGGACGACCGGGTGGTCCCCGGAGATTACGACGCGGACGGCGTGACGGACGCCTGCGTTTTCCGGCCGTCCAGCGGTTCCTGGATCGTCCGCGCCGTCACCAAGCTCTATTTCGGGAAATCGGGGGATCTACCGGTGCGGGCCGATTACGGCGGCGACGGCGGGGTGGACGTGGCCGTCTTCCGGCCGTCCAGCGGGCTCTGGATCGTGCGCTCGCTGACCCGGGTTTATTTCGGGAGTTCTTCCGACTACCCGGTGCCGGCCCGCTACGGGGAAGCCGCCGCCGCGCCCGCGGTCTTTCGTCCCTTCGCCGGTCTCTGGCTGGCCCGGGGCACGACCCGGTTCTACTTCGGGACCCTGGCCGATCTTCCGATACCGGCCGATTACGACGGCGACGGCTTCGACGACCCGGCGATCTACCGGGCCGATTCCGGGCTCTGGTGGGTTCGGGGGATCTCCAAGGTCTACCACGGGGCGTTCAACGATCTTCCGGCTACCCGCTGA
- a CDS encoding PAS domain-containing sensor histidine kinase, with protein sequence MSSPTSPPGKTSKYLPPAWFRRAIESARETVVFTDTGRRIIYANPALRVSHGYAPEEVIGFSSTDLFGDIPGNPDDLGPKIAEEAVGGVWRGEVYNRRKDGSVFPVRLTVSTVYDADLDILGYIGISTDITEEKRREAELNLTLKQLRKASDFKGEFISTLSHEIRTPLTSIRAFSNILLTMGDRADEATRREFIGQIHAASERLNGMLNRMLELAKIESGEMSFNDEVVNLTGAALEAVADMQGLALEKNVAIDLCNPPLEVRVVADRDRIREVFLNLLSNAIKYSPPGSTVSIELGWKEKGKGAAEVRIRDQGPGIPDGMEETIFERFQQGDRSGENGHGVGLGLAICREILRHYGGGIRAGNGPEGAVFTFTLPSLT encoded by the coding sequence ATGTCCTCTCCTACCTCCCCGCCGGGGAAAACCAGTAAGTACCTGCCTCCCGCCTGGTTCAGAAGGGCGATCGAATCGGCCCGGGAGACGGTGGTCTTCACCGATACCGGCCGCCGGATCATCTACGCCAACCCCGCCCTGCGCGTCTCCCACGGGTACGCTCCGGAAGAGGTGATCGGCTTTTCCTCCACCGACCTTTTCGGCGACATCCCCGGCAACCCCGACGATCTCGGGCCCAAGATCGCCGAGGAAGCGGTGGGAGGCGTCTGGAGGGGGGAAGTCTATAACCGCCGCAAGGACGGATCGGTCTTCCCCGTTCGCCTGACCGTCTCCACCGTCTACGACGCCGATCTCGACATACTCGGCTACATCGGCATCTCCACCGACATCACCGAGGAAAAACGCCGGGAAGCCGAACTCAACCTGACCTTGAAACAGCTGCGCAAGGCCTCCGACTTCAAGGGGGAGTTCATATCCACCCTCTCTCACGAAATCCGGACTCCCCTCACTTCCATCCGGGCTTTCTCCAATATCCTCCTGACCATGGGGGACCGGGCGGACGAGGCCACCCGGCGGGAGTTCATCGGGCAGATCCACGCCGCGTCGGAGCGGCTGAACGGCATGCTCAACCGGATGCTCGAACTCGCCAAGATCGAATCCGGCGAGATGAGCTTCAACGACGAGGTCGTCAACCTGACCGGCGCCGCCCTGGAAGCGGTCGCGGACATGCAGGGCCTGGCCCTGGAGAAAAACGTGGCCATCGACCTCTGCAACCCTCCGCTGGAAGTCAGGGTCGTGGCCGACCGGGACCGGATCCGGGAAGTTTTTCTCAACCTCCTGAGTAACGCCATCAAGTATTCCCCTCCGGGGAGCACGGTCTCGATCGAGCTGGGGTGGAAGGAAAAGGGGAAGGGCGCGGCCGAAGTCCGCATCCGCGACCAGGGCCCGGGGATCCCGGACGGGATGGAGGAAACCATCTTCGAACGCTTTCAGCAGGGGGACCGGAGCGGCGAAAACGGCCACGGCGTCGGCCTGGGCCTGGCCATCTGCCGCGAAATCCTCCGCCATTACGGGGGCGGGATCCGCGCCGGGAACGGCCCCGAGGGCGCGGTCTTCACCTTCACGCTGCCCTCCCTCACGTAG
- a CDS encoding glycosyltransferase has protein sequence MKFSVVIPNHNGSATLPEALEGLFAAGARSGEVIVADDASTDGSDSLAERFPVKVERSSVNRGAASARNLGARSASGDILVFVDNDVVVPPDVFSCLEEDFADPSVAGVIGLLAPVTRFPDLCSQYKNYYMHYTYMKLPRRVGVFYTSLAAVRREVFAEVGGFDEQYRSATIEDLEIGLRIVKRGRPLVIDKRLQVDHIRHYGFSSLCRTAFRRAAGSAKIALRDRISSRKSSYVTTSRAFLGGMVLTFAAAAALLAAAGWRSWEPAAAAAVFAAAAVAINAGFLAGLAARTRPAYFFLGAGLLLIDLFCHGCGTLYGVATFLRGARY, from the coding sequence ATGAAGTTTTCGGTCGTCATTCCCAACCATAACGGTTCCGCCACGCTCCCGGAGGCACTGGAAGGTCTTTTCGCCGCCGGCGCGCGCTCCGGCGAGGTGATCGTGGCGGACGACGCCTCCACCGACGGGTCGGACTCTCTGGCGGAGCGGTTCCCGGTCAAGGTCGAGCGGAGTTCGGTCAACCGGGGCGCCGCCTCCGCCCGGAACCTGGGCGCGCGGTCCGCTTCCGGCGATATCCTGGTCTTCGTCGACAACGACGTGGTCGTACCCCCCGACGTCTTTTCCTGCCTGGAGGAGGATTTCGCCGATCCCTCCGTGGCCGGGGTCATCGGGCTCCTCGCTCCCGTCACCCGCTTCCCCGATCTCTGCAGCCAATACAAGAACTACTACATGCACTACACCTATATGAAGCTGCCGCGTCGCGTCGGCGTATTCTATACCAGTCTGGCCGCCGTCCGCCGCGAAGTCTTCGCCGAAGTGGGCGGGTTCGACGAGCAGTACCGTTCCGCCACCATCGAGGACCTCGAGATCGGCCTGCGCATCGTCAAGCGGGGGCGGCCGCTGGTCATCGACAAGCGGCTCCAAGTCGACCATATCCGTCATTACGGTTTCTCCTCGCTCTGCCGCACGGCCTTCCGCCGCGCCGCGGGATCGGCCAAGATCGCGCTCCGGGACCGGATCTCCAGCCGCAAGAGTTCCTACGTCACCACCAGCCGCGCCTTTCTGGGAGGCATGGTCCTGACCTTCGCGGCGGCGGCGGCGCTCCTGGCCGCCGCCGGCTGGCGGTCTTGGGAACCGGCGGCGGCGGCCGCGGTTTTCGCCGCCGCCGCGGTGGCGATCAACGCCGGCTTTCTGGCCGGCCTCGCCGCCCGCACCCGGCCGGCGTATTTCTTCCTGGGGGCCGGGCTGCTTCTGATCGATCTCTTCTGCCACGGGTGTGGTACACTCTACGGAGTCGCTACGTTTTTGCGGGGCGCCCGCTACTGA
- a CDS encoding carboxypeptidase-like regulatory domain-containing protein, translated as MRPIAAVLLFPALAFAAGAQTLLVDHTCTDSGTVPSAWIAQAKSDLHIAYQHTSHGSQLITGMDCLGAFPAYGDRYRWSDDGSSGLDLDDEGIPGCADLSAGDYIDGHGVTPWVTATRALLDDPANYHVNVVVWSWCSINGHNVQRYLDHMELLISEYGPGGSKARAAQHPVIFVFMTGHAEGEGEYEEDYGDGTGNVHYNNQRIRAHCAANGRVLFDFADIEAYDPDGSYFWDLEMYDNLDYTQPGVGERNWASQWLAAHPSSELSILTTGDGVAGYGGCTGCAHSDSPPCANLNCILKGRAAWWLFARLAGWPGAGAPTPVPTSPPPTPTPCSLGIRLEGHVYAAAAGQGVPGAEVTLITATHGETSAVTESSGYYLTSVIGADECGPWEYAVTVTAPGYHSRRTTLTLPDPDPGAEQDFDLAPFPAAGGSDFDGDGTVDFALFRGGLWLVRGLTRVCYGTEGDVPVPADFDGDGATDPAVYRSGAWLVRAFTRWYFGAAGDVPVPADFDGDGTADCALFRDGLWAVRGRTRIWFGAAGDLPLAADYGGDGTADFVLYRGSDGKWLHLGQSPAWFGGANDLPLVLRSGAGAGTGIFRSGAGLWLSPGGSRVYFGVRGDDPVPAAYAGDGVPDCAVFRNGLWAVRGETAFYYGREGDLPLSR; from the coding sequence ATGAGACCGATCGCGGCGGTGCTGCTTTTCCCGGCCCTGGCGTTCGCCGCCGGAGCCCAGACGCTGCTGGTGGACCACACCTGCACGGATTCGGGAACCGTTCCCTCGGCCTGGATCGCCCAGGCCAAAAGCGACCTGCACATCGCGTATCAGCACACCTCTCACGGCAGCCAGCTGATCACCGGAATGGACTGTCTGGGAGCCTTTCCCGCCTACGGGGACCGGTATCGCTGGAGCGACGACGGTTCCTCCGGTCTCGACCTCGACGACGAGGGGATCCCCGGTTGCGCCGACCTGAGCGCGGGGGATTACATCGACGGCCACGGCGTCACCCCCTGGGTCACCGCCACCCGGGCCCTCCTCGACGACCCCGCCAACTACCACGTCAACGTCGTCGTCTGGTCCTGGTGCAGCATCAACGGGCATAACGTCCAGCGCTACCTCGACCACATGGAGCTGCTGATCTCGGAGTACGGTCCGGGCGGGAGCAAGGCCCGGGCCGCTCAGCACCCCGTGATCTTCGTCTTCATGACCGGGCACGCCGAGGGGGAAGGGGAGTACGAGGAGGACTACGGCGACGGCACCGGCAACGTTCACTACAACAACCAGCGCATCCGCGCGCACTGCGCCGCCAACGGCCGCGTTCTCTTCGACTTCGCCGACATCGAGGCCTACGATCCCGACGGCTCCTACTTCTGGGACCTGGAGATGTACGACAATCTCGACTACACCCAGCCCGGGGTGGGGGAGAGAAACTGGGCTTCCCAGTGGCTGGCGGCCCACCCCTCCTCCGAGCTGTCCATCCTGACCACCGGCGACGGGGTCGCCGGCTACGGCGGTTGCACCGGGTGCGCCCACTCCGACAGCCCCCCCTGCGCCAACCTCAACTGCATCCTCAAGGGCCGGGCGGCCTGGTGGCTCTTCGCCCGGTTGGCCGGCTGGCCCGGGGCCGGGGCCCCCACCCCCGTCCCCACCTCCCCCCCGCCGACCCCGACCCCGTGCAGCCTGGGTATCCGCCTGGAAGGGCACGTCTACGCCGCCGCCGCCGGCCAGGGGGTGCCGGGGGCCGAAGTCACCCTGATCACCGCCACCCACGGGGAGACGTCCGCCGTCACCGAATCCTCGGGCTACTACCTGACCTCCGTGATCGGGGCCGACGAATGCGGGCCCTGGGAGTACGCGGTCACGGTTACCGCTCCCGGGTACCACTCCCGGCGGACGACCCTCACCCTCCCCGACCCTGATCCGGGCGCCGAGCAGGACTTCGATCTCGCGCCGTTCCCGGCCGCGGGCGGCTCCGACTTCGACGGCGACGGAACCGTCGACTTCGCGCTCTTCCGCGGCGGCCTCTGGCTGGTCCGCGGCCTCACCCGCGTCTGTTACGGGACCGAGGGCGACGTTCCCGTTCCCGCCGACTTCGACGGCGACGGCGCGACCGATCCGGCCGTCTACCGTTCCGGCGCCTGGCTAGTCCGCGCCTTCACCCGCTGGTATTTCGGCGCCGCGGGCGACGTTCCCGTTCCCGCCGACTTCGACGGCGACGGGACCGCCGATTGCGCGCTCTTCCGCGATGGGCTCTGGGCGGTGCGGGGGAGGACCCGGATCTGGTTCGGCGCCGCCGGAGACCTGCCCCTGGCCGCCGACTACGGCGGAGACGGCACCGCCGACTTCGTTCTCTACCGGGGGTCCGACGGCAAGTGGCTGCACCTCGGGCAGAGCCCGGCCTGGTTCGGGGGCGCCAACGATCTTCCCCTCGTGCTGCGCTCCGGCGCCGGCGCGGGGACGGGGATTTTCCGGTCGGGGGCCGGTCTCTGGCTCTCTCCGGGGGGGAGCCGGGTCTATTTCGGCGTCCGGGGGGACGATCCGGTCCCCGCCGCCTACGCCGGCGACGGCGTTCCCGATTGCGCGGTTTTCCGCAACGGGCTCTGGGCGGTCAGGGGCGAAACCGCTTTCTACTACGGCCGGGAAGGCGACCTTCCCCTCTCCCGCTGA
- a CDS encoding mechanosensitive ion channel family protein codes for MEAWKNWLFEQGPEAVADVAYALILFGLGWLASRFVGRLVSRVLARGKLREEKLLIGLAARAARSTVVVVAAIMALEKLGVSIAPFVASLGVGSLVLGFAFKDSLSNFASGIMILVYRPFRLGDVVDIAGTMGTVEDLNIVSTKLKSFEGPVVYLPNSSVWGTKIVNYARAPFRRTVFSVGIAYGDDQFRAREVIAGVLEADARILKDPAPFVRLKELGDSSVNFDIFVYTAPGAFGDVLNDFYARLKQALEKEGFSIPFPQRDIHLFGEAPPAT; via the coding sequence ATGGAAGCCTGGAAAAACTGGTTGTTCGAACAGGGTCCGGAAGCGGTGGCCGACGTGGCCTACGCCCTGATTTTATTCGGGCTCGGCTGGCTGGCGAGCCGGTTCGTGGGCCGGCTCGTCAGCCGGGTCCTCGCCCGGGGAAAACTCAGGGAGGAAAAACTTCTGATCGGCCTGGCCGCCCGGGCCGCCCGGAGCACGGTGGTGGTGGTGGCGGCCATCATGGCCCTGGAAAAACTGGGGGTGTCGATCGCCCCCTTCGTGGCCAGCCTGGGGGTGGGGAGCCTGGTCCTGGGCTTCGCCTTCAAGGATTCCCTCTCCAATTTCGCTTCCGGCATCATGATCCTGGTCTACCGTCCCTTCCGTCTGGGGGACGTCGTCGATATCGCCGGGACCATGGGCACGGTCGAGGACCTCAACATCGTCTCCACCAAGCTCAAGTCCTTCGAAGGACCGGTGGTCTACCTCCCCAACTCCAGCGTCTGGGGAACCAAGATCGTCAACTACGCCCGCGCCCCCTTCCGCCGCACCGTATTTTCGGTGGGGATCGCCTATGGAGACGATCAGTTCCGCGCCCGGGAAGTGATCGCGGGAGTGCTGGAGGCCGACGCCCGGATCCTCAAGGACCCGGCCCCCTTTGTCCGGCTCAAGGAACTGGGGGACAGCAGCGTCAATTTCGACATCTTCGTCTACACCGCTCCCGGCGCGTTCGGAGACGTGCTCAACGATTTCTACGCCCGGTTGAAACAGGCCCTGGAGAAGGAAGGGTTCTCCATCCCCTTCCCGCAACGGGATATCCACCTCTTCGGGGAGGCCCCGCCCGCTACGTGA
- a CDS encoding response regulator, protein MRKNAVILAIDDEESILTLLGIHFRGLGLALETAGTGEEGLRKAKALKPDLILLDVALPDITGLDALQALKEDPELKRIPVIILSGYPLEEASNVFLEAGAADYILKTVRIRQVIEDVLSYLPAGENQ, encoded by the coding sequence ATGCGGAAGAACGCCGTTATTCTGGCCATCGACGACGAGGAGTCGATCCTCACCCTGCTGGGCATCCATTTTCGCGGGTTGGGCCTGGCCCTGGAAACAGCCGGAACCGGGGAAGAAGGCTTGCGGAAGGCCAAGGCCCTCAAGCCCGACCTTATTCTCCTGGACGTCGCCCTTCCCGACATCACCGGTTTGGACGCTCTCCAGGCTCTGAAAGAGGACCCGGAACTGAAGCGGATCCCCGTCATCATCCTCTCCGGGTACCCCCTGGAGGAAGCCAGCAACGTCTTCCTGGAGGCGGGGGCGGCGGACTATATCCTTAAAACCGTCCGGATCAGGCAGGTTATCGAAGATGTCCTCTCCTACCTCCCCGCCGGGGAAAACCAGTAA